One segment of Brassica napus cultivar Da-Ae chromosome C3, Da-Ae, whole genome shotgun sequence DNA contains the following:
- the LOC106384429 gene encoding uncharacterized protein LOC106384429 gives MMKILMWNCRGANKPNFRRSIRYLLKKYSTDVLAVFETHAGGDRAGCICQNLGFDQNFRVDSVGQSGGLWLLWKSDVGDVEIVKHSDQFIHARISKGVDTLILVAVYAAPTVTRCIGLWEQLKEVVQLASEPVVIGGDFNKILQLDERMGGSGRLSQDSLEFGSWINASSLIDMGFRGQQFTWKRGRSESLFIAKRLDRVLCCPHARLKWQEATVTHLPFLASDHAPLYVDLEPILQTNKSHRPFRFEAAWLTHEGFKDLLTASWDSNLDTRLALKKLQGVLKRWNKEVFGNVQRRKEKLLSDILEVQKMIESNPTNELLQKESSLTNEFDVVLEQEEIIWYQKFREKLLTQGDRNTKFFHTSTIIRRRKNMIEKLKDEQGQWLTDGEELEKLAIAYYKRLYSLDDVEQSVEALPRGSFATLSYADKHDLQRQ, from the coding sequence ATGATGAAGATTCTTATGTGGAATTGCCGGGGGGCAAATAAACCCAATTTCCGACGTTCGATCCGTTACTTATTGAAGAAATATAGTACTGATGTTCTTGCAGTGTTTGAGACCCACGCAGGAGGGGATCGTGCCGGATGCATATGTCAGAACTTAGGTTTTGATCAGAATTTTCGTGTGGATTCGGTGGGCCAGAGTGGAGGTCTATGGTTGTTGTGGAAATCTGATGTGGGAGATGTCGAAATCGTGAAACACTCCGATCAGTTTATTCACGCTAGAATCAGTAAGGGAGTGGATACTCTAATCTTGGTGGCTGTCTACGCAGCACCGACTGTAACCAGATGCATCGGGCTCTGGGAACAACTCAAGGAAGTAGTTCAGCTAGCGAGCGAGCCAGTGGTTATTGGTGGGGATTTTAACAAGATCCTTCAGCTTGATGAAAGGATGGGCGGAAGTGGACGACTTTCTCAAGATTCCTTAGAGTTTGGGAGCTGGATAAACGCCAGTTCACTCATTGATATGGGATTTCGAGGTCAGCAATTTACATGGAAGAGAGGACGATCGGAGAGTCTCTTTATTGCGAAGCGTTTGGACCGTGTTCTCTGTTGTCCCCATGCTCGACTCAAATGGCAGGAGGCAACAGTCACACACTTACCTTTTCTTGCGTCTGACCATGCTCCATTATACGTTGATTTGGAGCCGATACTACAGACGAACAAGAGTCATCGTCCATTTCGCTTTGAGGCGGCATGGCTAACTCATGAGGGGTTTAAGGATCTATTGACAGCCTCGTGGGATAGTAATCTGGATACGAGACTGGCGCTAAAGAAGTTACAAGGAGTTCTGAAAAGATGGAATAAGGAAGTGTTTGGTAATGTTCAGAGAAGGAAAGAAAAACTGTTGAGTGATATTCTGGAAGTTCAAAAGATGATCGAAAGTAATCCAACGAATGAATTACTACAGAAGGAGAGTAGTTTGACAAATGAGTTCGATGTAGTGTTGGAGCAGGAGGAGATTATTTGGTATCAGAAATTTCGTGAGAAGCTCCTCACACAAGGAGATCGCAATACAAAATTCTTTCACACTTCCACGATCATCCGTAGGAGGAAGAACATGATTGAGAAGCTAAAAGATGAGCAGGGGCAGTGGCTGACCGATGGAGAAGAGCTAGAGAAGTTGGCTATCGCCTACTACAAGAGACTTTATTCTTTGGATGATGTGGAACAGTCAGTGGAAGCATTACCTCGGGGGAGCTTCGCGACGCTGTCATATGCGGATAAACACGATTTGCAGCGGCAGTAA